The genomic DNA GCCTGTCTGCAAACACTTCTCTTCTATTTCACTTAACAGAATGTTTAACCTGAACATATGGTATGAAATTTGCTTTCCGTTTTCAATTAGATTTTCTTCAACATCATTCTCTTCTATAGGCAGATCGTTATCAATTTCATCTCGCTCTCTTTCCAATAAAAACTTAAGTTCGTTACATTCATAGTCCAATTCCTCCCTCcattttttcatctttctctttacTTCCCAAGTATTTGCAACTTGCTTTTTATATACAGTTTCATCACTTTCAAGGCTGTTAGTGAGGACCCCAATGTGCCTTTTGAGCATCCCTCTCTGACTAGTTGCTGCTTCCTCAATGGGGATCAGGGGCAGATCCTGGGGGTCTAAGGGGTCCCtgcactggggacacagcagctCCAGGCTTTTCTCACAGAACAGGGTCAGAACCTGATTGTGCTTCCCACACAGGGGTATTTCTTCCTGCAATTTCCTCTGGCTCCCTGAGGTGGGGATCTGCTTAACAATCTCAATCATGTGACATAAATGGGTGTTCCTCTACAAGATCCTGTCAGGGCAGTGGTGGAGGCAGACAGGACAGGGAAAGGTGCCCTGTAGACCTTCCCAGCGCTGGTGGATGCAGGAGGGACAAAAGTTGTGCCCACAGGCAATGGTCACTGGGTCTCTCAGGTAATCCAGGCAGATGGGACAGCTGGCCTCTGCTTGGAGCTTGGCCAGGGAAGCTGCAAAGGCCATGGTGCAAGTGACTATCAGAAGAGACTCCCTTCAGTCAGTGTGATCCTCCAGGAGCGAGGAGAAGTGAGAAACGGAGGTCTGCTCAGGTCTCCCTCTCTGTGCAACGCAGTAGGAGCTTCCAAGAAGAGTTCCAGTGGCCAGCTGACGTGTAGTCTTCCTGTCACCTTCTTCTGTAGTTAATGTCAGGTTCCCCAAGTGAAGATCAGCTGTGGACCCTGGTCAAAAACCAAGCAACACACAAGTCATAAGTAGTTTTTGTGGACAAAAAGATATCACCATTAAAAGTTCAATCAGCATTAACCCTTCCCTCCCCGTATGAACAGCATGTCAGGTAGTCCAAATCAGTTATTATGACAATATTTAAGGAGGAGTTAGAAGTAAAGTCTACCTATTTTGCAACTTAAGAGGAATTAGTCAATCTAAGAAAATTCATCCTTGCCCTCGACCATCACAAAAAAAGTGATCTTGTGCTGTGGGAAAGAGACAAGGAGTTGTAAACCAAGAGCGAGGTCCTGCCTACCAGAGGACACTTCTTTGTGAAGTCCCCAGGTGAGTCACCGTCACCATGTCGGAACAGGAGGCAAAACCCTCAACAGGAGACTTGGGGAATAAGAAGGAAGGAGGATACATTCAACTCAAAGTCATTGGACAGGACAGAAGTGAGATTCACTTCAAAGTGAAAATGACATCTCACCTCAAGGAACTCAAAGAATCATGCTGTCTAAGACTGGGAGTTCCAATGAACTGGCTCACGTTTCTCTTGGAGGGTCAGAGAAGTGCTGATAATCACACTCCAGAAGAACTGGGAATGGAGGAGGAAGATGTGAGTGAAGTTTATCAGGAACAACAATAGGTCGTTCAATGGTTTagatatactttttcttttccctcaatCTTTTCTTATTGTTAAAAATAGTACCTTAATAATTGGGTGGTCAAAACGGAATTGATAAGTGACCCTCCCCCGCTCATCTCTTTAAAACCTCTGGTAATTTGAATTCTAGTGCCCATTATTCATTATTGTTGGTTTTCATTGTGCTGAGTTTTGGTGATCAATCCTCAGCCTCCTTCACATCACCCTCtccttttgaaatattaaatgtgTGCACAGGGAGGCCACCCTTTTCAGTACTGTGCATTTTGATGCTTGTGATAAATTAAGActctcttttagaaatatataataaaaagtttacaAGTAAACTCATAGAGATTTCCTGCCCAGAAATGGCAAAAGGTTGGTACGACTATAGGAAGAAGTTGCAAAAGAGGTTACTTATAAAATATGGGTTCTTCATACATGAAGTCATAAGATTTTCTCTCCTATTCTGAATACCTAGAATATtatgttgccgggagccggtccatccttgctgtttcaggggacctggcatatatggcatactgttcttaatatgtttgctcaccttcttggcacgatgtgttttaaacaaggtcacctctctgagaaaggttgtttccccagatagggattttcccctgaagatagggagggaataaaaccccttaactaagtgccaggcgggtaattaatcactttaactacgaacaatcattgcttaagctacataa from Myotis daubentonii chromosome 2, mMyoDau2.1, whole genome shotgun sequence includes the following:
- the LOC132226626 gene encoding LOW QUALITY PROTEIN: tripartite motif-containing protein 60-like (The sequence of the model RefSeq protein was modified relative to this genomic sequence to represent the inferred CDS: substituted 1 base at 1 genomic stop codon), with the translated sequence MAFAASLAKLQAEASCPICLDYLRDPVTIACGHNFCPSCIHQRWEGLQGTFPCPVCLHHCPDRILXRNTHLCHMIEIVKQIPTSGSQRKLQEEIPLCGKHNQVLTLFCEKSLELLCPQCRDPLDPQDLPLIPIEEAATSQRGMLKRHIGVLTNSLESDETVYKKQVANTWEVKRKMKKWREELDYECNELKFLLERERDEIDNDLPIEENDVEENLIENGKQISYHMFRLNILLSEIEEKCLQTGLGLLTGIESIHNSYGNIETPAMFSYELKRSCCLPPHYLGLHKMIRVFHVDLTLDPETVHSSLIISRDRKSVTYRRPDGLPNPQACTSSPAVLSSEGFDAGRRFWQVAIGGTGDCFLGVCKESILRNTLRSPSPSNGCWQYQQKTNLLHIFCAGQRKIGVFLDYELGEVSFYNLNSRSFLDGFRDTFTEKLRPYFSIGPSSESLTIRVK
- the LOC132226628 gene encoding small ubiquitin-related modifier 1-like, with protein sequence MSEQEAKPSTGDLGNKKEGGYIQLKVIGQDRSEIHFKVKMTSHLKELKESCCLRLGVPMNWLTFLLEGQRSADNHTPEELGMEEEDVSEVYQEQQ